The following proteins come from a genomic window of Sulfitobacter indolifex:
- the msrB gene encoding peptide-methionine (R)-S-oxide reductase MsrB: MNRRHFLTSTFLGATAFGLGARGALAAYVSGDFEIKRTEAEWRKMLSDTEYAVMREGDTERAFTSPLNDEDRAGTFTCKGCDQPLYDAATKFESGTGWPSFYQPLDNAVETMPDNSLFFRRTEVHCDRCGSHLGHVFDDGPEPTGKRHCINGVSLKFVAA, translated from the coding sequence ATGAACAGACGTCATTTTCTGACATCGACCTTTTTGGGCGCCACCGCTTTTGGGCTGGGTGCGCGGGGGGCGCTCGCGGCCTATGTCTCCGGTGATTTCGAGATTAAGCGCACAGAGGCCGAATGGCGCAAGATGCTAAGCGACACGGAATATGCCGTCATGCGCGAGGGCGACACGGAACGTGCTTTCACCAGCCCGCTTAACGATGAAGACCGCGCTGGCACCTTCACCTGTAAAGGCTGTGATCAGCCGCTTTACGATGCGGCGACCAAATTCGAAAGTGGGACCGGCTGGCCGAGCTTCTATCAACCGCTCGACAACGCCGTCGAGACCATGCCCGACAACAGCCTGTTCTTCCGCCGAACCGAGGTCCATTGCGACCGTTGTGGTAGCCATCTGGGCCATGTGTTCGACGACGGGCCAGAGCCGACCGGCAAGCGGCATTGCATCAACGGTGTCTCGTTGAAATTTGTCGCAGCTTAA
- the hrpB gene encoding ATP-dependent helicase HrpB has product MSNADFALPIDAVLPDVIAALRETGRVVLQAPPGAGKTTRVPLAMLDAELTQGRILMLEPRRLAARAAAARMADSLGEETGQTVGFRVRGASAVSKSTRVEVVTEGILTRMLQDNPDLPGIGAVIFDEFHERSLNADLGLALCLEVAGALRDDLLLVAMSATLDAAPVAELMDAPIVTSEGRSFDVEPRWLDKPVGKQRLENAVADLTLKALSEAPGSALVFLPGEGEIRRVEGLLRSTLPSDCTLAPLFGALDFKAQQAAIAPAKSGRKVVLATSIAETSLTIEGIRIVVDAGRSRRALFDPSSGMSRLVTERVTRAEATQRAGRAGRLDAGVAYKLWTRGEEGALAAFPPAEIEAGDLTGFALELALWGAQAEELSFVTPPHAGRLVEAQSVLQMLGALDDSGRITAHGRVLAKLPLHPRLAHMVARGGPRAPLLAALLAERDPMRGAPVDLSLRMDALAGKRTAAVPHAPTLARIKAEAKRLGRMTKGDGPDGLGVLAALAYPDRVGLRRKGDAPRYVLSGGKGAILPDTDPMAGARLLVATDLDGDPREARIRQAALITDAELRATFPEQIHWQDVCLWSRREGRVLTRRQEVFGALVLEDRTWPDAPADAVAVAMLDGVRQLGLKPGKAADLFLARARLMSAPFPNFSDDHLMATREDWLLPHLAGVRSTGDWKGFDLTPALKARLTWEQQQELDRAAPGHFETPLGRRVAIDYSGEQPGIALRLQEMFGVTRHPTVGGQPLQVTLLSPAQRPVQVTMDIPGFWASSYADVRKDMRGRYPRHPWPEDPTVADPTLRAKPRGT; this is encoded by the coding sequence ATGTCCAACGCTGATTTCGCCCTGCCCATCGACGCCGTCCTGCCTGATGTGATCGCCGCCCTGCGCGAGACCGGCCGGGTGGTGCTGCAAGCGCCCCCCGGCGCGGGCAAGACCACCCGTGTGCCGCTGGCGATGCTCGACGCCGAGCTAACCCAAGGCCGCATTCTGATGCTGGAGCCGCGCCGCCTCGCCGCCCGCGCCGCTGCTGCGCGTATGGCCGACAGCTTGGGCGAAGAGACGGGACAGACCGTTGGCTTTCGCGTGCGCGGGGCCTCTGCCGTGTCGAAAAGCACCCGCGTTGAGGTCGTGACCGAAGGCATCCTGACCCGCATGTTGCAGGACAACCCCGACCTGCCCGGCATCGGTGCGGTGATCTTTGACGAATTCCACGAGCGCTCGCTGAACGCCGATCTGGGCCTCGCGCTTTGCCTCGAAGTCGCGGGGGCGCTGCGTGACGATCTGTTGCTCGTCGCCATGTCTGCCACGCTCGATGCCGCGCCGGTGGCTGAATTGATGGACGCACCCATCGTGACCTCTGAGGGGCGCAGTTTCGATGTGGAGCCGCGCTGGCTCGATAAGCCGGTGGGCAAGCAGCGGCTGGAGAACGCCGTGGCCGACCTCACGCTCAAGGCACTTAGCGAGGCTCCTGGCTCCGCGCTAGTCTTCCTCCCCGGTGAGGGCGAGATCAGGCGGGTGGAGGGGCTGTTGCGTTCTACCTTGCCGAGCGATTGCACCTTGGCCCCGCTGTTTGGCGCGCTGGATTTCAAAGCCCAGCAAGCGGCCATTGCTCCCGCAAAATCAGGTCGCAAGGTGGTGCTGGCCACCTCCATCGCCGAAACCTCCCTGACCATCGAAGGTATCCGCATCGTGGTCGACGCAGGCCGTTCCCGCCGGGCGCTGTTCGACCCGTCCTCGGGCATGTCGCGGTTGGTGACCGAGCGCGTCACCCGCGCCGAGGCGACACAACGCGCAGGCCGCGCCGGGCGGCTTGATGCGGGCGTGGCCTATAAGCTTTGGACCCGCGGCGAAGAGGGTGCCCTCGCCGCCTTCCCCCCGGCGGAGATCGAAGCGGGCGACCTCACCGGCTTTGCGCTGGAGCTGGCGCTCTGGGGCGCGCAGGCGGAAGAGTTGAGCTTTGTCACCCCGCCCCATGCGGGTCGCTTGGTCGAAGCGCAGTCGGTCTTGCAGATGCTGGGCGCGCTGGACGACAGCGGACGTATCACCGCGCATGGGCGGGTGCTGGCCAAACTGCCGCTGCACCCCCGTCTTGCGCATATGGTCGCGCGCGGCGGGCCACGCGCACCGCTGCTGGCCGCGCTTTTGGCAGAGCGTGATCCGATGCGCGGCGCGCCCGTCGACCTGTCGCTGCGGATGGACGCGCTGGCCGGAAAACGCACCGCCGCCGTGCCTCACGCCCCAACGCTTGCGCGGATCAAGGCAGAGGCCAAGCGGTTGGGCCGCATGACGAAGGGCGACGGGCCGGACGGTTTGGGCGTGCTGGCCGCCTTGGCCTATCCGGACCGTGTCGGCCTGCGCCGCAAGGGCGACGCGCCGCGCTATGTGCTCTCGGGGGGCAAAGGGGCGATTTTGCCGGACACCGATCCGATGGCGGGCGCACGTCTGCTGGTGGCAACGGATCTCGACGGCGACCCGCGTGAGGCGCGCATCCGGCAGGCGGCGCTGATCACGGACGCTGAGTTGCGCGCGACTTTCCCCGAGCAAATCCACTGGCAAGATGTTTGCCTCTGGTCGCGCCGCGAGGGGCGCGTGCTGACCCGGCGGCAAGAGGTTTTTGGTGCGCTGGTGCTGGAGGACCGCACGTGGCCCGACGCGCCTGCCGATGCGGTGGCCGTGGCGATGCTCGACGGGGTGCGGCAATTGGGTCTGAAGCCCGGCAAAGCAGCTGACCTGTTCTTGGCCCGCGCCCGTCTGATGTCCGCTCCTTTTCCTAATTTTTCTGACGATCACCTGATGGCGACGCGCGAAGACTGGCTGCTGCCGCATCTCGCGGGTGTGCGCAGCACGGGCGATTGGAAGGGCTTTGATCTAACCCCGGCGTTGAAGGCGCGGCTGACGTGGGAGCAGCAGCAAGAGCTTGACCGCGCGGCGCCGGGGCATTTCGAAACCCCGCTCGGGCGGCGTGTGGCGATTGACTACAGCGGCGAGCAGCCCGGCATCGCGCTGCGTCTGCAAGAGATGTTTGGCGTTACGCGGCATCCGACGGTGGGCGGGCAACCGCTGCAAGTCACCCTGCTGTCCCCCGCCCAGCGCCCGGTGCAGGTGACGATGGACATTCCGGGCTTTTGGGCGAGCTCCTATGCCGATGTGCGCAAGGATATGCGCGGGCGCTATCCGCGGCATCCATGGCCCGAAGACCCGACAGTGGCCGACCCGACCCTGCGCGCCAAACCGCGCGGCACTTAA
- the meaB gene encoding methylmalonyl Co-A mutase-associated GTPase MeaB, protein MNIDDLAKGIIAGERRALARAITLVESGRADHRAAAAELLAALPTDRQALRIGLSGTPGVGKSTFIESFGMMLTAQGKRVAVLAVDPSSARSGGSILGDKTRMDRLSREPRAFIRPSPSQTHLGGVARRSREAVRLCEAAGFDVVLIETVGVGQSETVVAEMSDAFVLLLAPAGGDELQGVKRGIMEIADLIVINKADGDLKSTASRTRADYAGALRLLRKRPQDPEGYPRATAVSALEEHGLDETWTALQELIDWRRANGFWDRTRAAQARYWFEQDVKQRLLAQLETPQAKDDLSRLSDAVAEGARDPAEAAAEFVSRLRAD, encoded by the coding sequence ATGAATATCGACGATCTGGCCAAGGGCATCATAGCAGGCGAGCGCCGCGCGTTGGCGCGGGCGATCACGCTGGTGGAATCGGGCCGTGCGGACCATCGCGCGGCGGCGGCGGAGCTGTTGGCGGCCTTGCCGACCGATAGGCAAGCGCTGCGCATCGGGTTGTCGGGCACGCCGGGGGTGGGCAAATCCACCTTCATCGAAAGCTTTGGCATGATGCTGACCGCGCAGGGCAAGCGCGTGGCGGTACTGGCAGTAGACCCCAGTTCGGCGCGCTCAGGTGGGTCGATCTTGGGCGATAAGACGCGGATGGACCGGCTCAGCCGTGAACCGCGCGCTTTCATCCGGCCCTCCCCCAGTCAGACGCATCTCGGCGGCGTGGCGCGCCGTTCACGCGAGGCGGTGCGGCTGTGCGAGGCGGCGGGGTTTGACGTGGTGCTGATCGAGACCGTGGGCGTGGGTCAATCTGAGACCGTGGTGGCCGAGATGTCTGACGCCTTTGTGCTGCTGCTGGCGCCGGCGGGCGGGGATGAGTTGCAGGGCGTCAAACGCGGCATCATGGAGATTGCCGATCTGATTGTGATTAACAAGGCAGATGGTGACCTGAAATCCACCGCGTCGCGCACGCGCGCGGATTACGCCGGGGCACTGCGTCTTCTGCGCAAACGCCCGCAGGATCCCGAAGGTTATCCCCGAGCGACGGCGGTGTCGGCGCTTGAGGAGCACGGGCTAGATGAGACTTGGACCGCGTTGCAGGAGCTGATCGACTGGCGGCGCGCAAATGGCTTTTGGGACCGAACACGCGCCGCGCAGGCGCGCTATTGGTTCGAGCAAGACGTGAAACAAAGGCTTTTGGCGCAGTTGGAAACACCGCAGGCGAAGGACGATCTGAGCCGCCTCAGTGACGCGGTGGCCGAGGGCGCGCGCGATCCGGCAGAGGCGGCAGCCGAGTTCGTGAGCCGCCTGCGGGCCGATTAA